One genomic window of Branchiostoma lanceolatum isolate klBraLanc5 chromosome 5, klBraLanc5.hap2, whole genome shotgun sequence includes the following:
- the LOC136435065 gene encoding axoneme-associated protein mst101(2)-like isoform X3: MADKSTKDGSKDVPTKTVEESVEVAKKETEAAEPAKKETEQSKKEPDTKAPEPSQKEPEKKVPEPSKKEPEKKAADVADKEPEKKETGSKASPATPVDSDTKDEKVDRESSASSEEVLGAAAKKFGAKAEPAKKDEKPSGAKSGLGLKKGPAGAKPGEEFHFETSKEALTEAEKQKKKQKELEEMLKKALEEARIAEEEARRLAELEARRKREEEERKRREEEERKRKEEEERKKREEAERKRKEEEERKRREEEERKRREEEERRRKEEEERKKREEEERKRREEEERKRREEEEARRKKEEEEARRRREEEMKRKAEEEAKRKSQLADPSQRWQRLRDEKLGTDSASGTDPRLQRVRMREEASRRRTEDEQVTHATEQASRAAKLAARKTARERRARMPGRQPLVRSITNVAANEKVAREYLNYLLEDLNRRAPHQRIRAGAAMYDKDESRQYIPPALKTKDEFKRLNAKCKNEDSVDILLDDAIVDDVERKHRSSVIDRVLDFLKTHMPVPATEIILGGSIGQGTAAPSYAAVQIVILSDDFPKGGHEMWLPSAVVAYRKILEKAALEEGQLPDLTFVGHSQTTLQFMVEDVDVDMYFTREWGDTDHDYDHLYREAMMIRDTKARNCYAISAVRRQNAWVAGLPELVKDVVRMVKNWRNCVDWGEKKKRPNSYLLTLMVHKAYEEACRFTESIGDTPLEEDILREFINMTQKLDRAIGRVTWNDYYDPELYRVEHISRLPVVQDPAMPAFNVGETMESWNMMRHEAWIWGQSLGILKL; this comes from the exons ATG GCAGACAAATCGACAAAGGACGGTTCAAAAGACGTTCCCACAAAAACAGTTGAAGAGTCAGTAGAAGTCGCCAAGAAAGAGACGGAGGCGGCAGAACCTGCGAAAAAGGAGACAGAACAATCTAAGAAAGAACCAGACACGAAGGCGCCGGAACCTTCTCAGAAAGAGCCAGAAAAGAAGGTTCCAGAACCTTCTAAAAAAGAGCCAGAAAAGAAAGCAGCTGACGTTGCAGATAAAGAGCCGGAAAAGAAGGAGACAGGATCTAAAGCTAGCCCGGCGACGCCTGTAGATAGTGACACCAAGGACGAGAAG GTCGATCGAGAGAGCAGTGCGTCATCTGAAGAG GTTTTGGGAGCTGCTGCCAAGAAGTTCGGTGCGAAAGCCGAACCGGCAAAGAAAGATGAAAAACCATCGGGAGCCAAATCCGGCCTTGGGCTCAAAAAGGGACCCGCAGGTGCAAAACCTGGCGAAGAGTTTCATTTCGAAACCTCGAAGGAAGCTCTTACGGAGGCCGAGAAGCAAAAGAAGAAGCAGAAGGAGCTTGAGGAAATGCTGAAGAAGGCTCTTGAGGAGGCACGTATAGCTGAGGAAGAAGCCCGCCGTCTTGCGGAACTCGAAGCCCGACGCAAGagagaggaagaagaaaggaaGCGCCGTGAAGAAGAAGAGCGCAAGCGCAAAGAAGAGGAGGAAAGGAAGAAGAGAGAGGAGGCAGAGCGCAAGCGCAAAGAAGAGGAGGAAAGGAAGCGGCGTGAGGAAGAGGAAAGGAAACGGCGCGAGGAGGAAGAACGCAGGCgtaaggaggaggaggagagaaagaagcgtgaggaggaggagaggaagCGTCGTGAAGAGGAGGAGAGGAAGAGGCGGGAAGAGGAGGAGGCTCGCAGGaagaaggaggaagaagaggcGCGTCGAAGGCGGGAGGAGGAGATGAAAAGAAAGGCGGAGGAGGAGGCGAAGAGAAAATCTCAGCTGGCTGACCCGAGCCAGCGTTGGCAGCGCCTCCGCGATGAGAAGCTGGGTACGGACTCCGCGTCCGGTACCGACCCCCGCCTGCAGCGCGTCCGGATGCGTGAGGAGGCAAGTCGCAGGCGCACCGAGGACGAGCAAGTCACTCATGCGACTGAGCAGGCGAGCCGCGCCGCGAAGCTGGCGGCGAGGAAGACGGCACGTGAGCGTCGTGCCAGAATGCCCGGCCGACAGCCGCTCGTCCGCTCTATCACCAACGTTGCCGCCAACGAGAAGGTCGCCAGGGAGTACCTGAACTACCTCCTGGAGGATCTGAACCGCCGCGCTCCTCACCAGCGCATCCGTGCAGGCGCCGCCATGTACGACAAGGACGAGAGCCGCCAGTACATCCCGCCCGCCCTCAAGACCAAGGACGAGTTCAAGCGCTTGAACGCCAAGTGCAAGAATGAAGACAGCGTCGACATTCTCCTGGATGACGCTATCGTGGACGACGTGGAGCGTAAGCATCGTTCAAGCGTCATCGACAGGGTGCTGGATTTCCTCAAG ACCCACATGCCTGTCCCAGCCACTGAGATCATACTTGGAGGGTCTATCGGCCAGGGCACCGCCGCTCCGTCCTATGCAGCCGTCCAGATCGTCATCTTGAGCGACG ACTTCCCGAAGGGTGGACATGAGATGTGGCTACCGTCTGCCGTGGTGGCCTATCGCAAGATTCTGGAAAAGGCAGCTCTGGAAGAGG GCCAGCTGCCCGACCTGACGTTCGTCGGTCACTCCCAGACCACCCTACAGTTCATGGTGGAGGATGTGGACGTGGACATGTACTTTACACGTGAATGGGGCGACACCGATCACGACTACGATCACCTGTACCGCGAGGCGATGATGATCAGGGATACCAAGGCCCGAAACTG CTATGCCATCTCTGCCGTTCGTCGTCAGAACGCGTGGGTTGCTGGGCTCCCAGAACTG GTTAAGGATGTGGTGCGCATGGTGAAGAACTGGCGCAACTGTGTGGACTGGGGGGAGAAGAAGAAGCGCCCCAACTCCTACCTGCTGACGCTCATGGTCCACAAGGCCTACGAGGAAGCCTGCAGATT CACCGAGAGTATTGGCGATACTCCGCTGGAAGAGGACATCCTGAGAGAGTTCATCAACATGACGCAGAAACTGGACAGAGCCATCGGCAG AGTGACTTGGAATGACTACTACGACCCCGAGTTGTACCGTGTGGAGCACATTAGCCGACTGCCCGTGGTACAGGACCCCGCCATGCCCGCCTTCAACGTCGGCGAGACCATGGAGTCCTGGAACATGATGCGTCACGAGGCCTGGATATGGGGACAGAGTCTCGGCATCCTCAAGCTCTAA
- the LOC136435065 gene encoding trichohyalin-like isoform X4: MVPEGMLQSEGMSETMQKIVQMQLDIIREDYERVEEYESTYEEKMSMSTLESTVDRESSASSEEVLGAAAKKFGAKAEPAKKDEKPSGAKSGLGLKKGPAGAKPGEEFHFETSKEALTEAEKQKKKQKELEEMLKKALEEARIAEEEARRLAELEARRKREEEERKRREEEERKRKEEEERKKREEAERKRKEEEERKRREEEERKRREEEERRRKEEEERKKREEEERKRREEEERKRREEEEARRKKEEEEARRRREEEMKRKAEEEAKRKSQLADPSQRWQRLRDEKLGTDSASGTDPRLQRVRMREEASRRRTEDEQVTHATEQASRAAKLAARKTARERRARMPGRQPLVRSITNVAANEKVAREYLNYLLEDLNRRAPHQRIRAGAAMYDKDESRQYIPPALKTKDEFKRLNAKCKNEDSVDILLDDAIVDDVERKHRSSVIDRVLDFLKTHMPVPATEIILGGSIGQGTAAPSYAAVQIVILSDDFPKGGHEMWLPSAVVAYRKILEKAALEEGQLPDLTFVGHSQTTLQFMVEDVDVDMYFTREWGDTDHDYDHLYREAMMIRDTKARNCYAISAVRRQNAWVAGLPELVKDVVRMVKNWRNCVDWGEKKKRPNSYLLTLMVHKAYEEACRFTESIGDTPLEEDILREFINMTQKLDRAIGRVTWNDYYDPELYRVEHISRLPVVQDPAMPAFNVGETMESWNMMRHEAWIWGQSLGILKL, encoded by the exons ATGGTACCGGAGGGAATGCTTCAGTCGGAGGGAATGTCGGAGACTATGCAGAAGATAGTGCAGATGCAACTTGACATCATCCGCGAAGACTACGAGAGGGTTGAAGAGTACGAAAGCACGTACGAGGAGAAGATGTCGATGTCAACCCTGGAATCGACG GTCGATCGAGAGAGCAGTGCGTCATCTGAAGAG GTTTTGGGAGCTGCTGCCAAGAAGTTCGGTGCGAAAGCCGAACCGGCAAAGAAAGATGAAAAACCATCGGGAGCCAAATCCGGCCTTGGGCTCAAAAAGGGACCCGCAGGTGCAAAACCTGGCGAAGAGTTTCATTTCGAAACCTCGAAGGAAGCTCTTACGGAGGCCGAGAAGCAAAAGAAGAAGCAGAAGGAGCTTGAGGAAATGCTGAAGAAGGCTCTTGAGGAGGCACGTATAGCTGAGGAAGAAGCCCGCCGTCTTGCGGAACTCGAAGCCCGACGCAAGagagaggaagaagaaaggaaGCGCCGTGAAGAAGAAGAGCGCAAGCGCAAAGAAGAGGAGGAAAGGAAGAAGAGAGAGGAGGCAGAGCGCAAGCGCAAAGAAGAGGAGGAAAGGAAGCGGCGTGAGGAAGAGGAAAGGAAACGGCGCGAGGAGGAAGAACGCAGGCgtaaggaggaggaggagagaaagaagcgtgaggaggaggagaggaagCGTCGTGAAGAGGAGGAGAGGAAGAGGCGGGAAGAGGAGGAGGCTCGCAGGaagaaggaggaagaagaggcGCGTCGAAGGCGGGAGGAGGAGATGAAAAGAAAGGCGGAGGAGGAGGCGAAGAGAAAATCTCAGCTGGCTGACCCGAGCCAGCGTTGGCAGCGCCTCCGCGATGAGAAGCTGGGTACGGACTCCGCGTCCGGTACCGACCCCCGCCTGCAGCGCGTCCGGATGCGTGAGGAGGCAAGTCGCAGGCGCACCGAGGACGAGCAAGTCACTCATGCGACTGAGCAGGCGAGCCGCGCCGCGAAGCTGGCGGCGAGGAAGACGGCACGTGAGCGTCGTGCCAGAATGCCCGGCCGACAGCCGCTCGTCCGCTCTATCACCAACGTTGCCGCCAACGAGAAGGTCGCCAGGGAGTACCTGAACTACCTCCTGGAGGATCTGAACCGCCGCGCTCCTCACCAGCGCATCCGTGCAGGCGCCGCCATGTACGACAAGGACGAGAGCCGCCAGTACATCCCGCCCGCCCTCAAGACCAAGGACGAGTTCAAGCGCTTGAACGCCAAGTGCAAGAATGAAGACAGCGTCGACATTCTCCTGGATGACGCTATCGTGGACGACGTGGAGCGTAAGCATCGTTCAAGCGTCATCGACAGGGTGCTGGATTTCCTCAAG ACCCACATGCCTGTCCCAGCCACTGAGATCATACTTGGAGGGTCTATCGGCCAGGGCACCGCCGCTCCGTCCTATGCAGCCGTCCAGATCGTCATCTTGAGCGACG ACTTCCCGAAGGGTGGACATGAGATGTGGCTACCGTCTGCCGTGGTGGCCTATCGCAAGATTCTGGAAAAGGCAGCTCTGGAAGAGG GCCAGCTGCCCGACCTGACGTTCGTCGGTCACTCCCAGACCACCCTACAGTTCATGGTGGAGGATGTGGACGTGGACATGTACTTTACACGTGAATGGGGCGACACCGATCACGACTACGATCACCTGTACCGCGAGGCGATGATGATCAGGGATACCAAGGCCCGAAACTG CTATGCCATCTCTGCCGTTCGTCGTCAGAACGCGTGGGTTGCTGGGCTCCCAGAACTG GTTAAGGATGTGGTGCGCATGGTGAAGAACTGGCGCAACTGTGTGGACTGGGGGGAGAAGAAGAAGCGCCCCAACTCCTACCTGCTGACGCTCATGGTCCACAAGGCCTACGAGGAAGCCTGCAGATT CACCGAGAGTATTGGCGATACTCCGCTGGAAGAGGACATCCTGAGAGAGTTCATCAACATGACGCAGAAACTGGACAGAGCCATCGGCAG AGTGACTTGGAATGACTACTACGACCCCGAGTTGTACCGTGTGGAGCACATTAGCCGACTGCCCGTGGTACAGGACCCCGCCATGCCCGCCTTCAACGTCGGCGAGACCATGGAGTCCTGGAACATGATGCGTCACGAGGCCTGGATATGGGGACAGAGTCTCGGCATCCTCAAGCTCTAA